Proteins from a genomic interval of Xanthomonas sp. AM6:
- a CDS encoding NAD(P)-dependent alcohol dehydrogenase — MKAITLRQPAGLDKLRLVDLPDPGQPGAGEIRVRVHASSLNFHDLGVVTGRMPSVDGRIPMSDGAGVVEAVGEGVDEFAVGDSVVSTFFPTWLDGGPTIADFATVPGDGVDGYAREYVVRPTHWFTHAPRGYSHAEAATLTTAGLTAWRALVVDARLKAGDTVLVLGTGGVSIFALQFAKQMGATVIATSSSDEKLARAQALGADFTINYRRDTDWAAKVLEYTNGRGVDNVIEVGGPDTLGQSIQACRIGGHIALIGVLTGIAGPVPTVALMQRHQTLQGLIVGSRSHQRDMVRAIDATGIKPVVDQTFALEDIADAFAHQAAGKHFGKLCLSI; from the coding sequence ATGAAAGCCATCACCCTGCGTCAGCCCGCTGGCCTAGACAAGCTCCGCCTCGTCGATCTACCCGACCCCGGCCAACCGGGCGCCGGAGAAATCCGCGTGCGTGTGCATGCAAGCTCGCTCAACTTCCACGATCTGGGCGTGGTGACTGGCCGGATGCCCAGCGTCGACGGTCGCATCCCGATGTCCGACGGCGCCGGCGTGGTGGAGGCGGTTGGCGAAGGCGTCGACGAGTTTGCCGTAGGCGATTCGGTCGTTTCGACGTTCTTCCCAACATGGCTGGATGGCGGGCCGACCATCGCCGATTTCGCGACCGTGCCCGGCGACGGTGTCGACGGCTATGCGCGCGAATACGTCGTTCGCCCAACGCATTGGTTCACGCACGCACCGCGCGGCTACAGCCACGCCGAAGCGGCGACGCTGACGACCGCCGGGCTCACCGCGTGGCGGGCGCTGGTGGTCGATGCGCGCCTGAAGGCCGGCGACACCGTACTGGTGCTCGGCACGGGGGGCGTGTCGATCTTTGCGCTGCAGTTCGCCAAGCAGATGGGTGCCACCGTGATCGCAACGTCGTCCTCCGACGAGAAATTGGCACGTGCGCAGGCACTAGGCGCCGACTTCACGATCAACTACCGGCGCGATACCGACTGGGCGGCCAAGGTGCTCGAGTACACGAACGGCCGTGGCGTCGACAACGTGATCGAAGTGGGTGGCCCCGACACGCTGGGGCAATCCATCCAGGCCTGCCGCATCGGCGGACATATCGCCTTGATCGGCGTGCTGACCGGCATTGCCGGCCCGGTGCCGACGGTGGCGCTGATGCAACGCCACCAGACCCTGCAGGGCTTGATCGTCGGAAGCCGCAGCCACCAGCGCGACATGGTCCGCGCCATCGACGCAACCGGCATCAAGCCGGTGGTCGACCAGACATTCGCGCTGGAAGACATCGCCGATGCATTTGCGCATCAGGCGGCGGGCAAGCATTTCGGCAAGCTGTGTCTGTCGATTTGA
- a CDS encoding type I toxin-antitoxin system SymE family toxin, with amino-acid sequence MRQPSSRPAAPRKRKSHKHRHCPQWTIAESTLIPMLTPEQVAAADAADRARASRAPRHPRPPQQCTVGCGHAANGERTPALRLGGRWMEELGFTIGSTLRITVRDGELVVTAAGKG; translated from the coding sequence ATGCGTCAACCGTCATCCCGCCCCGCCGCTCCCCGCAAGCGCAAGTCGCACAAGCATCGCCACTGCCCGCAGTGGACGATCGCCGAATCGACGCTCATCCCCATGCTGACGCCCGAACAGGTCGCCGCCGCCGATGCCGCCGATCGTGCCCGCGCCTCGCGCGCGCCCCGCCACCCACGCCCGCCGCAGCAGTGCACCGTCGGCTGCGGCCACGCCGCCAACGGCGAGCGCACGCCGGCGCTGCGCCTGGGCGGTCGCTGGATGGAGGAACTGGGCTTCACCATCGGCAGCACGCTGCGCATCACCGTGCGCGATGGCGAATTGGTCGTCACGGCGGCCGGCAAGGGCTGA
- a CDS encoding YcxB family protein, whose protein sequence is MFNLMHQFLSPGFQLVFLLFAALIGYSVIASGLVAAVLLAVLAHSILWLLQALFLAFYVGGRSDPTVLTKHTLELRENGLLEETAFNRSEFYWRGVRLAVKRPGFFAIYVSAGLAHVVPNRAFVSPSDRAAFQNMVESYIRSAAA, encoded by the coding sequence GTGTTCAACCTCATGCACCAGTTCCTGTCGCCCGGGTTTCAGCTCGTCTTCCTTTTGTTTGCCGCACTGATTGGCTACTCAGTCATAGCAAGCGGTTTGGTTGCTGCAGTATTACTTGCCGTGTTGGCGCACAGCATTCTGTGGCTGCTTCAAGCGCTGTTTCTCGCTTTTTATGTTGGCGGCCGGAGTGATCCGACGGTTCTCACCAAACACACACTGGAGCTTCGGGAGAACGGATTGCTGGAGGAAACCGCATTCAATAGGTCGGAGTTCTACTGGCGCGGCGTACGGTTGGCGGTGAAGCGTCCGGGGTTTTTCGCTATCTACGTGTCGGCCGGCTTGGCGCATGTTGTTCCTAACCGTGCGTTCGTATCGCCGAGTGATCGCGCGGCGTTCCAGAATATGGTTGAGTCGTACATCAGGTCAGCAGCGGCCTAA
- a CDS encoding beta-galactosidase family protein, with protein MPRKTLAALALALAFALPATAVHAAGANAWPAFATQGEHFTRDSKPYQIISGAIHYQRIPRAYWKDRLQKARAMGLNTVETYVFWNLVEPRQAQFDFSGNNDVAAFIDEAAAQGLNVILRPGPYVCAEWEAGGYPAWLFAEPGMRVRSQDPRFLAASQAYLDAVAAQVKPKLNRNGGPIIAVQVENEYGSYNDDHAYMQANRAMFVKAGFDQALLFTSDGADMLANGTLPDTLAVVNFAPGEAKSAFQTLAKFRPGQPQMVGEYWAGWFDQWGAKHAATDGAKQASEFEWILRQGHSANLYMFVGGTSFGFMNGANFQKNPSDHYAPQTTSYDYDAVLDEAGRPTPKFVLFRDAIARVTGVQPPALPKPIRFAELPATPLRESASLWDNLPAPAATTDSPQPMERYGQAYGYILYRTTVTGPRKGSLYLGDVRDYARVYVDRQLAGSAERRLQQVAVDVDIPAGTHTLDVLVENGGRINYGAHLADGRAGLVDPVLLDGKPLTGWQTFPLPMDDANKITSWTTAKVEGPAFHRGTVKIATPTDTFLDMQAFGKGFAWANGHNLGRHWKIGPQRALYFPAPMQRKGENSVIVFDLDSSADASVRGVKTQVWNAPGN; from the coding sequence ATGCCACGCAAGACCCTCGCTGCCCTCGCCCTCGCCCTGGCGTTCGCTCTGCCCGCTACCGCCGTGCACGCGGCCGGCGCCAACGCCTGGCCCGCCTTCGCCACCCAAGGCGAACACTTCACCCGCGACAGCAAGCCGTACCAGATCATCTCCGGCGCCATCCACTACCAGCGCATCCCCCGCGCCTACTGGAAGGACCGCCTGCAGAAAGCGCGCGCCATGGGCCTGAACACCGTGGAGACCTACGTGTTCTGGAACCTGGTCGAACCGCGCCAAGCCCAGTTCGACTTCAGCGGCAACAACGACGTCGCCGCCTTCATCGACGAAGCCGCCGCCCAGGGCCTCAACGTCATCCTGCGCCCGGGCCCGTACGTCTGCGCCGAATGGGAAGCCGGCGGCTACCCCGCCTGGCTGTTCGCCGAACCGGGCATGCGCGTGCGCAGCCAGGACCCGCGCTTCCTCGCCGCCAGCCAGGCCTACCTCGACGCCGTCGCCGCGCAGGTCAAGCCGAAGCTCAACCGCAACGGCGGCCCCATCATCGCCGTGCAGGTCGAGAACGAATACGGCTCCTACAACGACGACCACGCCTACATGCAGGCCAACCGCGCCATGTTCGTCAAGGCCGGCTTCGACCAGGCGCTGCTGTTCACCTCCGACGGCGCCGACATGCTGGCCAACGGCACCCTGCCCGACACCCTGGCGGTGGTGAACTTCGCCCCGGGCGAAGCGAAGAGCGCCTTCCAGACCCTGGCCAAGTTCCGCCCCGGCCAGCCGCAGATGGTGGGCGAATACTGGGCCGGCTGGTTCGACCAATGGGGCGCCAAACACGCCGCCACCGATGGCGCCAAACAGGCCAGCGAATTCGAATGGATCCTGCGCCAGGGCCATTCGGCCAACCTGTACATGTTCGTCGGCGGCACCAGCTTCGGCTTCATGAACGGCGCCAACTTCCAGAAGAACCCCAGCGACCACTACGCCCCGCAGACCACCAGCTACGACTACGACGCCGTACTGGACGAAGCCGGCCGACCCACGCCCAAGTTCGTCCTGTTCCGCGACGCCATCGCCCGCGTCACCGGCGTGCAGCCACCCGCCCTGCCCAAGCCGATCCGCTTCGCCGAACTGCCCGCCACCCCGCTGCGCGAATCGGCCTCGCTGTGGGACAACCTGCCCGCACCGGCCGCCACCACCGACAGCCCGCAGCCGATGGAGCGCTACGGCCAGGCCTACGGCTACATCCTCTACCGCACCACCGTCACCGGCCCGCGCAAGGGCAGCCTGTACCTGGGCGACGTGCGCGACTACGCCCGCGTCTACGTCGATCGCCAGCTCGCCGGCAGCGCCGAACGCCGCCTGCAGCAGGTGGCCGTGGACGTGGACATCCCCGCCGGCACCCACACCCTCGACGTGCTGGTGGAAAACGGCGGCCGCATCAACTACGGCGCCCACCTGGCCGACGGCCGCGCCGGCCTGGTCGACCCCGTCCTGCTCGACGGCAAGCCGCTGACCGGCTGGCAGACCTTCCCGCTGCCGATGGACGACGCGAACAAGATCACCAGCTGGACCACCGCCAAGGTCGAAGGCCCCGCCTTCCACCGCGGCACCGTCAAGATCGCCACGCCCACCGACACCTTCCTGGACATGCAGGCGTTCGGCAAAGGCTTCGCCTGGGCCAACGGCCACAACCTGGGGCGTCACTGGAAGATCGGGCCGCAGCGGGCGCTGTATTTCCCGGCGCCGATGCAGCGCAAGGGCGAGAACAGCGTGATTGTGTTTGATTTGGATAGTTCGGCGGATGCGAGCGTGCGCGGGGTTAAGACGCAGGTTTGGAATGCGCCGGGTAATTGA
- a CDS encoding GH92 family glycosyl hydrolase, producing the protein MATRRGFLQGAIALALFGSSGIARLAQARAGSYALPADARAKAALTRHVDVFIGTGGHGHTFPGATLPFGMVQLSPDTYNAVWDSCSGYHESDGSIMGFSHTHLSGTGIGDMLDFLVVPATGEVKLVPGPLDNPDAGYRSRYDHADEAASPGYYRVRLKDSGVHAELTATARAGLHRYHFPKGKPAHLLLDLCHGMQDKPGIPTRVSDAQLRIVDARTLTGGRRVHQWAKGRHIYFAMRLSRPFATAQLYSEDQPLAADARQADGTHLKVALHYPDAADAPLLVKVGISAVSAENALANLDAELPDFDFARVHAAAVAAWEKELARVRIDTDDDAQRRIFYTGLYHSLLAPTLFSDVDGRYRGMDLQLHNLPAGYHNYSTYSLWDTYRALHPLLTLVQPERVPDLVQCLVRGANECPDGVGIWPLQGVETGCMIGYHSAVVLAEAHAKGFTGIDYAAAWPAYRKRAMDDTTHGLGEYRKLGYIPSDKVDEAVSRTLEYAYDDWAVAHLAQAAGAAKDASALRERSRNYRNVFNRASGFVQPRLSNGDWAAPFDPRAMGHLTKWRDFTESNAWQATFLNQHDLYGYMELFGGRDGFVAKLDELFTTSSELPADAPPDIDGLVGQYAHGNEPSHHVAYLFAYAGQPYKTQAMVRRLLREQYHDARNGLSGNEDCGQMSAWFVLSALGFYAVDPVSATYVLGSPLFKRADVDVGNGRTLSIVAHGNSPTNVYIQRARWNGKPYTRSWLRHADLAAGGTLELEMGPKPNPAFGAAKEDLPPSFV; encoded by the coding sequence ATGGCCACACGACGCGGTTTCCTGCAGGGCGCCATCGCCCTGGCCCTGTTCGGCAGCAGCGGCATCGCCCGGCTGGCGCAGGCGCGCGCCGGCAGCTACGCGCTGCCCGCCGACGCGCGTGCCAAGGCCGCGCTCACCCGCCACGTCGACGTGTTCATCGGCACCGGCGGCCACGGCCACACCTTCCCCGGCGCCACGCTGCCGTTCGGCATGGTGCAGCTGAGCCCGGACACCTACAACGCGGTATGGGATTCGTGCTCGGGCTACCACGAGTCCGACGGCTCGATCATGGGCTTCTCGCACACCCACCTGTCCGGTACCGGCATCGGCGACATGCTCGATTTCCTGGTGGTGCCGGCCACCGGCGAAGTGAAGCTGGTCCCCGGCCCACTCGACAATCCGGATGCCGGCTACCGCTCGCGCTACGACCATGCCGACGAGGCCGCCTCGCCCGGCTACTACCGCGTGCGCCTGAAGGACAGCGGCGTGCACGCCGAACTCACCGCCACCGCGCGCGCCGGCCTGCACCGCTACCACTTCCCCAAGGGCAAGCCCGCGCACCTGCTGCTGGACCTGTGCCACGGCATGCAGGACAAGCCCGGCATCCCCACGCGGGTCAGTGACGCGCAGCTGCGCATCGTCGATGCGCGCACGCTGACCGGCGGACGCCGTGTCCATCAGTGGGCGAAGGGCCGCCACATCTACTTCGCCATGCGCCTGTCGCGGCCATTCGCCACCGCGCAGCTGTATTCGGAAGACCAGCCGCTGGCCGCCGACGCGCGCCAGGCCGACGGCACCCACCTGAAGGTGGCATTGCACTACCCCGACGCCGCCGACGCGCCGCTGCTGGTCAAGGTCGGCATCTCCGCGGTCAGCGCCGAGAACGCCCTGGCCAACCTCGACGCCGAACTGCCCGACTTCGATTTCGCGCGCGTCCACGCCGCCGCGGTGGCCGCGTGGGAGAAGGAACTGGCGCGGGTGCGCATCGACACCGACGACGACGCGCAACGCCGCATCTTCTACACCGGCCTGTATCACAGCCTGCTCGCGCCCACCCTGTTCAGCGACGTCGACGGACGCTACCGCGGCATGGACCTGCAGCTGCACAACCTGCCCGCCGGCTACCACAACTACAGCACCTACTCGCTGTGGGACACCTACCGCGCCCTGCATCCGTTGCTGACCCTGGTACAACCCGAGCGCGTGCCCGACCTGGTGCAGTGCCTGGTGCGCGGCGCCAACGAATGCCCGGACGGCGTCGGCATCTGGCCGCTGCAAGGCGTGGAGACCGGCTGCATGATCGGCTACCACTCCGCGGTGGTGCTGGCCGAAGCGCACGCCAAGGGCTTCACCGGCATCGACTACGCCGCCGCCTGGCCGGCGTATCGCAAGCGCGCGATGGACGACACCACGCACGGCCTGGGCGAGTACCGCAAACTCGGCTACATCCCCAGCGACAAAGTGGACGAAGCGGTCAGCCGCACCCTCGAATACGCCTACGACGACTGGGCGGTGGCGCACCTGGCGCAGGCCGCCGGCGCCGCCAAGGACGCGAGCGCCTTGCGCGAACGCTCGCGCAACTACCGCAACGTGTTCAACCGCGCCAGCGGCTTCGTGCAGCCGCGGCTGAGCAACGGCGACTGGGCCGCCCCGTTCGATCCGCGCGCGATGGGCCACCTCACGAAATGGCGCGATTTCACCGAGTCCAACGCCTGGCAGGCCACCTTCCTCAACCAGCACGACCTGTACGGCTACATGGAATTGTTCGGCGGCCGCGACGGCTTCGTCGCCAAGCTCGACGAACTGTTCACCACCAGCTCCGAACTGCCGGCCGACGCACCGCCGGACATCGACGGCCTGGTCGGCCAGTACGCGCACGGCAACGAACCCAGCCACCACGTCGCTTACCTGTTCGCCTACGCCGGGCAACCGTACAAGACCCAGGCGATGGTGCGGCGGCTGCTGCGCGAGCAATACCACGACGCGCGCAACGGCCTGTCCGGCAACGAGGACTGCGGGCAGATGAGCGCCTGGTTCGTGCTCAGCGCCCTGGGCTTCTACGCCGTGGACCCGGTCAGCGCCACCTACGTGCTCGGCAGCCCGCTGTTCAAGCGCGCCGACGTCGACGTCGGCAACGGCCGCACCCTCAGCATCGTCGCCCACGGCAACAGCCCCACCAACGTCTACATCCAGCGCGCCCGCTGGAACGGCAAGCCCTACACCCGCAGCTGGCTGCGCCACGCCGACCTCGCCGCCGGCGGCACCCTGGAACTGGAGATGGGCCCGAAGCCGAATCCCGCCTTCGGCGCGGCCAAGGAAGACCTGCCGCCGTCGTTTGTTTGA